AGCTCCGTGAGGTGTGCCACCGAGTACGCGGTGCCGTACTCGGTGGTCTGCGTCAGCGAGAGCACGTGCGGCTGCACGGCGTGCTCGTTGCCGATGCCGCGGACCGCGCCGCGCAGCTGGGCCGGCGTGAGGCGCGCGTCGGGTGACGGCAAATCCAGCAGCTTGCAGCCGGTGAGCAGTTCCGGCGCGCCGCACTCATCCACCTGAATGTGCGAATGTTGCGTGCAGAGCACCGCGTGGTACGGCCGGGTCAGCGCGCGCAGCGACACCACATTCGCGCCGGTGCCATTCCAGACCGGGAAGACCGCGGTGTCACCGCCGAACTGGTCGCGGAACCATGCCACCGCCTTCGCCGTCCATGCATCGGCGCCGTAGGCGTGGGCCGGGCCGTGGTTGGCCGCGGCCATCGCCTCGAGGACGGCAGGATGCGCCGGGGCGGTGTTGTCGGAGGCAAACTCGCGCGCCACGCTCATGCGGGTGGCCCCTCGGCCACGACCTGCGAGACGTTGTCTTCCCACAGCGCCATCACGTTGCCATCGGGGTCCTTCACCATCGCCATCATCCCGAAGCCCTGCTGCGCCGGCTCCGCAAGGAAGGTCACCCCCTCCGCGAGCAGCTTCGACGACAGCGCGAGGAGATCATCGACCTCGAAGGTGAGCCCGGTGTGACGCCCCACCATCGCCTTGGCATCGGGATGCTGTGCCGGATGCACGCCGACGTGCGGCGCGCTCTCGAGCAACTCGAAGCCGAAGGAGCCCTGCTTCCCGACCGGGAGCCCCAATTGCTGGTTGTAGAACTTCAGCGCCTTGTCGATGTCGTGGACGAAGATCGCGATGGAGTGGAGCGTGACACTCATGACTCGGCATCCTGACGGCCCGCCGTGGCGTGCCGCACGTTGCGGCGCATCCGGACCAGACCGGGACGCGCCAGGGGAGAATCGGCATAGCGCCGGGTGAATTCCGCGTCGTCGAGGGCGTCGAACGCGGCGGGATCACGACGGTCGGGGTGCGGGCGGCGACGA
The DNA window shown above is from Gemmatimonadota bacterium and carries:
- a CDS encoding VOC family protein codes for the protein MSVTLHSIAIFVHDIDKALKFYNQQLGLPVGKQGSFGFELLESAPHVGVHPAQHPDAKAMVGRHTGLTFEVDDLLALSSKLLAEGVTFLAEPAQQGFGMMAMVKDPDGNVMALWEDNVSQVVAEGPPA